The region TTATTATTGGAAGTGTCTGATGATCATGAAGTCCTTGTATACAGTGCTAATACAGATAAAGAGTATACATTTATCGTTACACCAGAACACGCAGATATTTATAGAGCTATGTTAGAAGATGACGAAGAATCGCTATTAGAGTTTGACGAAGAAACAGAACAATTGATATCTCTTGACGAATAGGAGGGAATCCTGAATGGTTTTTCAAGCACAAACAAAAGTGGATAAAGAAAAAAAATCAAGAAATTAACTGATGATATGAACGAATCAATTAAACAGTATAAAACCGATCCAAAAGACGAAATGGAACTACTCGAAAGTTTATCTAAATTTAAAGACTATTCTACAAAAAATACAATTCTTATAAAATCGCAATATAAAGGGGCTTATGGAGTCGCTTCTTATAAAGATTTTCAAAAGCTAGGGTATCAAGTTCAAAAAGGCGAAAAATCTATATCCATTTTAGCACCCTCTATGCAAAAGTTATTTGAAGATGAAAATGGAGCAAGTAAACCTTTAAAATATGCGACAAAAGAGCAAAAAGAAAAAATTAAAAGGGGCATATTGAAAAAATTTGATAAGATGACAAAGTTTATTCCTGTTCCTGTTTTTGATGTTACCCAAACCAATTGTCCGCCAGAAGATTACGCAAAACTCTATCCCAACAAACCTGAAAATTTCAATTTTGAAGGGACAGAAGAAGAATTTGAAACATTCCATCAAGCCTTGCATAGCTATGCAAAAGAGCAAGGATTGTCCGTTGAAAGTGGAAAAACAGACAGTGCTGCGAAAGGGTATTATGTACCGTCCACGAATGAAATTGTGTTACGAGATACTTTACTACCTCATGAGAAAGTCAAAGTGTTGTTACATGAACTAGCACACGCAGATATGCACAATTATTCTAAAATGGTGACGAAAGATAGTAAAATGCAAACGTCAAACGTGGTAGAATATCAAGCGGAAATGACCGCTTATGTAGTCAGCAAAACCTTTGGGTTAGATTCAGAAGATTACTCCACTAGTTATTTAGCAGGGTGGACGAAACGAGAGGTAGAGAACCCTGTTTACATTCAATCTTTACAAGAAGTAAAAGACGTTTCTTTGAGCATGATTGATAAAATTGTAGAGAAATATAATGACCGAACTCAACAAGTAGAGTTGTCCGTAGAAGAAACCATTGCAACAAAATTAAATTTTTTAACAGATAAAAAAGGCACAAATCATTTTTCAGAACTGAAAGATGAACCGTTGATTTGTACGGGAATTGAAAAAGTAAAAAGCGCAAAATGGTTTGCTGATTACCATATAAAATTAGAAGATAAAAATGGTAACAGTTTTAATTATCATATTCGTTCAGAAAAAAGTAAAAAAGAACTCAATCAAGAATGGTCTAAAGAATGGACTGGAAAAGAGTGGTTAAATCAAGATATTAAAACGGAAGTTTTAAAGCGGAAACCTACTTTAGTTATTGACAATCCTATTCCAGAACATACAGAAAATATGGAACCACTTTCTAGTTATGCGCAAGAACAAAAAGCACCACAGATTCCTATGTAAATCAAAAAAATAATACACGAAGAGAACTATCTCTCTTCATGTATTATTTTTTTTACAACAGGAGCCACTTTTTTTAAAAGAACTTCCGTTTCTTCCACGTTCAATTCCTTAATATCAAAAAAAACTTCCAGCATTGCCCCTTTTTTTATTAAGTTGTGGGTTCGCATTTTTCTTTGCTTTTGATTTTCTCTTGTCATTTCTCTTTGTAGACGGTTTACTTCTTGTTGCTTTTTTTTGATGTTGAAATTATCCACGAGAACCACATTCCTTATAATGTGTTATTTGAATCCATGCTAGAATATTGGCTTGACCGATCACTTGCATTTGTACTCTCTTGATTGGTATTTTTTTCTTCTTCACTTAGAACATTAGAAATGCTTTCAGGTAATTTTTCTTTTATTTTTTTACTACTTCTTTAATCTCTTTCTTGGAAGATAAGTCATCATACTCTATCCCTAACTCTTTAATCATTGTTTCTCCAAACGTACGGTCAATGTTCTTTTTTACTTCCTCAATCTCTTGTTCTAATTTTTTGATTTGTTCCTTTTGTTTTTGAATGTTCTTGATTGTACTCACTTGAACTTCCCCCTTTTATTTACCTTATGTTCATTATACCATTAAAATATTGTCGAATGAATAGAAAGATGGTAAAATAGGAATTAAGTAAAGGGCGCACTTATACATCATCATAAATGTTGATGTAATTGCTTAAAGAATGTGTGAAAAATGCTTTGCATTTAAAAAATTCGCTACGCTCATGTAGAAGGAAAGGAGAACTCTATACTATGGCTATCTATCATCTAAGTGCTACAACTATTTCAAGAGGAAAAGGACAATCTGCGACTGCCAGTGCTTCTTATAGAAGTGGCGAAAGATTATATAGTGAACGGTATGGAGAATCGAATTTCTATGTAAGAGAAATGAAACCAGAAACTTTTA is a window of Jeotgalibaca sp. MA1X17-3 DNA encoding:
- a CDS encoding ArdC-like ssDNA-binding domain-containing protein gives rise to the protein MKKLTDDMNESIKQYKTDPKDEMELLESLSKFKDYSTKNTILIKSQYKGAYGVASYKDFQKLGYQVQKGEKSISILAPSMQKLFEDENGASKPLKYATKEQKEKIKRGILKKFDKMTKFIPVPVFDVTQTNCPPEDYAKLYPNKPENFNFEGTEEEFETFHQALHSYAKEQGLSVESGKTDSAAKGYYVPSTNEIVLRDTLLPHEKVKVLLHELAHADMHNYSKMVTKDSKMQTSNVVEYQAEMTAYVVSKTFGLDSEDYSTSYLAGWTKREVENPVYIQSLQEVKDVSLSMIDKIVEKYNDRTQQVELSVEETIATKLNFLTDKKGTNHFSELKDEPLICTGIEKVKSAKWFADYHIKLEDKNGNSFNYHIRSEKSKKELNQEWSKEWTGKEWLNQDIKTEVLKRKPTLVIDNPIPEHTENMEPLSSYAQEQKAPQIPM